Proteins found in one Quercus robur chromosome 2, dhQueRobu3.1, whole genome shotgun sequence genomic segment:
- the LOC126713169 gene encoding B3 domain-containing protein Os03g0120900-like, which yields MNFGAHREGFCEEAEHMVMMRGKLPFSYSSSSSHDASDVKQQLELMESSPRNEDDLDEVRQNGLAPTGAVVTGSGSTSGTSSSTGMMMMMMEREHMFDKVVTPSDVGKLNRLVIPKQHAEKYFPLDSSTNEKGLLLNFEDRNGKPWRFRYSYWNSSQSYVMTKGWSRFVKEKKLDAGDIVSFQRGVGEPGKDRLFIDWRRRPDAPDPNLSLPLPLHHHHHFPSYHHQAWSPLQMRPPPGDRVHIPHHLNYNNNLNLHHHPHPHPYRNTTPYCNVVNPYCSGSLVYLRSAATVSQQQHHQQQQQQQQHQQQQLVQMRSGVETPMVFESVPVVQGKVAAKKLRLFGVNMECPISETDECDILSSTTIAHTSMPSQPSTLLSSSSQSPLQLRLYNGTPLPTVPTDFLNKGKASMSFDFDI from the coding sequence ATGAATTTCGGAGCACATAGAGAAGGGTTTTGTGAAGAAGCTGAGCATATGGTGATGATGAGAGGTAAGCTTCCTTTCtcttactcttcttcttcttcccatgACGCTTCCGATGTGAAGCAACAGCTTGAGCTCATGGAATCCTCTCCTAGAAATGAGGATGACCTTGATGAGGTGAGACAAAATGGGCTTGCTCCTACTGGAGCTGTAGTAACTGGAAGTGGAAGCACAAGTGGTACTAGTTCTAGCACTggtatgatgatgatgatgatggaaaGAGAGCACATGTTCGACAAGGTTGTGACTCCAAGCGATGTGGGAAAACTCAATCGGTTAGTCATTCCTAAACAGCACGCCGAGAAGTATTTCCCACTTGATTCTTCAACAAACGAGAAGGGTCTCCTCTTGAACTTTGAAGACAGAAATGGAAAGCCTTGGCGTTTCCGTTACTCTTACTGGAACAGTAGCCAAAGCTATGTTATGACTAAAGGTTGGAGCCGTTTTGTGAAGGAGAAGAAGCTTGATGCCGGTGACATAGTTTCGTTTCAGCGTGGCGTTGGTGAGCCTGGTAAAGATCGTCTTTTCATTGATTGGAGGCGTCGACCTGATGCACCTGATCCCAATCTTTcacttcctcttcctcttcatcatcaccatcatttTCCCTCTTATCATCACCAAGCATGGAGTCCTTTGCAAATGCGGCCGCCACCTGGGGACCGGGTTCATATTCCACACCACCTTAATTACAATAACAACCtcaatcttcatcatcatcctcatcctcatccttatAGGAACACTACTCCTTATTGTAATGTGGTGAATCCATACTGTTCCGGCTCACTGGTTTATCTGAGATCAGCGGCCACTGTgtcacaacaacaacatcatcagcaacagcaacaacagCAGCAGCATCAACAGCAACAACTAGTGCAGATGCGAAGTGGGGTTGAGACACCTATGGTATTTGAGTCAGTGCCGGTTGTACAAGGAAAAGTAGCAGCCAAGAAATTGAGGTTATTTGGTGTGAACATGGAGTGTCCCATATCGGAAACAGATGAATGTGACATATTGTCCTCCACCACAATAGCTCATACTAGTATGCCTTCACAGCCTTCAACACTACTTTCTTCTTCGTCTCAGTCTCCTCTCCAATTAAGGCTCTACAATGGCACACCACTGCCAACTGTTCCTACCGACTTTCTCAATAAAGGCAAGGCTTCCATGTCCTTTGATTTCGATATCTAA